The sequence below is a genomic window from Colius striatus isolate bColStr4 chromosome 17, bColStr4.1.hap1, whole genome shotgun sequence.
GCAGTCTCCCCCTGAAACGACATTTCATCGTTTCAGAGGCATCCCCCGAAGTGCCACGCTGGCAGCTGGCACTGCAACTGCCAAAACACTACTGCAGCAATTTGTGCCTGTCCTGCAGCAACTTTTTAACCTCAGTGACTTGTGCCATTCAAGTTGGCTGGTGAGAACAGGTTCAAAACCTGCCCAATGcaactttaaaacagaaaagcaagccTGCAACGAGCATTTTTCATTCCACCTTACACCTAAACAGTGGGGTTAAATTTAGAGTCTGGTATAGAAATCACTTCTGGAGCTTCCTCTTCAGGAACTGCAAGAAAGGGATCACTGCTTGGCTTACTGAAGCTTTCCTTCAGTAACACTTTGTTGGCAAACACATTCCAACAATATCATACCTCCTCCTCTCGAGTCTggagtgctgctgccagctctgcctgtaAAGCTGCAATTGCTTCTGTGTTCTCCTTCACCTGGAGGGAGATGTCTGCCACGAATGGAaccttttctttgtctcccacAGCCAGGAGTCTCTCCAGCATGAGCTTCCTGAACTGCTCAAATGCTTTGCTAAACACTTTGTCTGGCGACTCTCTTGCCTGAGCTTCATGTTTCAGAAGCTGGCAAAGTGAAGGGTTGGCCAGTGAGAGCCTCAGGACGTTTCTCACAGAGCATCTGAGGCGTTGCTGTAGCGAGCAGAGACGGCGCCGTCGTTCCTCGGCTGTCACAGCGGCCTCTCCTTCAGAGCTGGCAAGCAGCTGCTCCATTTCATTTGAAAGCTTTTGGTGCTGCATCAGGCTGGCTGTGGTGTCAGGTCCCAGCATATCAGCAAACATATCCAGAGAGTCAGTGACACGTGGGATCAGGCtgctcatctccaccttggcgATTGTCTCATCCAAGACATTTATGATTCTCTCCACCTCCACGCTCTGAGGTTTTAACCCGCGTGGATCTAAAATCTTCATGGCATCTAACGCTGTTGTTGGCTTCTGTGGAGTTGCCATGCCTGTCACCAAGGGCTTGTTTCTTTGCTTCACATCCTGAGATGGTACTTGGAGCACAGCTGGGTCCCCTGTTGCCATGCATTTGGTTGAACACTGATGAGTTGAGTGTTTTGAGGTCTCAGAAGGACACGAAATCTTTTACACAAGATGAGGCTCAGATAAAGAACATGAAggtccctctgctgctgctgtcctgttttcttctttcttggcTTTTATGTCTAAAAGGAAGACATAGCGACAGCATTAGAGAAACAACATAACTTGGGAAAACTCGGGAGTTTCAGATAGCTGTGGGAGCTCTCCTGGGTCTGGGCATGGAGGGAGGCTGTTGGGTTACTTGCCAGAAGCGATCTCTGTCCTGGAGAGGCTAAGAGCAAGGGAGGAGAGTACTGCACTCCTGGCTCTGAAGGGTGGTAGGGAGAAAGCCCGCAACAGCTTGCACGTAGCAGCCAGGTGGAGCAGCTTTACAATCCCTAGAGGTGTacggagagaggaaggaagggtgTTGTTCCTGGTGTGAAACAAGCGCCTCTTTCCTTCCAGGCCTGGCACTGCCAGAGGGACGAGGGGACCTGGATGCCCGGAGGGACTGCGCTGCTGGGAAACCGGCAGGAGCAGGGGGCGGGGGGGCTGCGGTGTGTGGGAGGCTGACAGCGAGGGAAGGGTCCCCTCGGCACGATCTGAGGGCAGCAGGATACCA
It includes:
- the LOC104560036 gene encoding dynein regulatory complex protein 10, which codes for MATGDPAVLQVPSQDVKQRNKPLVTGMATPQKPTTALDAMKILDPRGLKPQSVEVERIINVLDETIAKVEMSSLIPRVTDSLDMFADMLGPDTTASLMQHQKLSNEMEQLLASSEGEAAVTAEERRRRLCSLQQRLRCSVRNVLRLSLANPSLCQLLKHEAQARESPDKVFSKAFEQFRKLMLERLLAVGDKEKVPFVADISLQVKENTEAIAALQAELAAALQTREEEVPKKDNVIEGLKRSMQEDSKAAIQHIKQEGENQENKELQASHARCASLHQETEQLRAQLDALRVEHQASRLALRKMDYRAKMRIVNWIQNYDTDMEEKQAEYEAVDAAFAEERAQLSLLTEKQALLLPEYSQIEEELATMTLAATRIQAFWRGYLVRSLFKSKGKKKTEKKKEKKEKKKKEKKEKKKGKVKKAKK